The Saprospiraceae bacterium genome includes a window with the following:
- the xseB gene encoding exodeoxyribonuclease VII small subunit, whose product MKNDLTYDKAYAELISILSSLQQEETGLDELSKKLQRAAELTKFCKEKLREIESEVDKLGN is encoded by the coding sequence ATGAAAAATGACCTGACTTATGATAAAGCGTATGCCGAACTAATATCCATCCTGTCTTCTTTACAACAGGAAGAAACCGGCTTGGACGAACTGAGCAAAAAATTGCAGCGGGCAGCAGAACTGACGAAATTTTGTAAAGAAAAATTAAGAGAGATAGAATCCGAAGTAGATAAACTTGGGAATTAA
- the truA gene encoding tRNA pseudouridine(38-40) synthase TruA produces the protein MRYFIRLSYCGTHYNGWQNQKPGKGISVQKTIQDAISTLLRKETIITGCGRTDAGVHASDYKAHFDFEPEITNESFIHKLNKLLPPDIVVQALQEMPEGAHARFDAISRSYVYHMHTTKSAFRPFSFFYKYTKPDFIKLKAAAAIISDYNDFTTFCKTRTDTKTNLCRISESKWLQTSEHTWEYHITADRFLRGMVRLIVGMCLNVCREKLTIDDVKKALECKTRTGHDWSVPAEGLFLSDVAYPEELKMK, from the coding sequence ATGCGATACTTTATCAGATTATCTTATTGCGGCACGCATTACAATGGATGGCAAAATCAAAAGCCCGGAAAAGGAATCAGTGTGCAAAAGACCATTCAGGATGCTATTTCTACATTACTCCGCAAAGAAACTATAATCACAGGATGCGGTCGTACTGATGCAGGTGTACATGCTTCGGATTACAAAGCACATTTTGATTTCGAGCCGGAGATAACTAATGAATCATTCATTCACAAACTTAATAAACTATTGCCTCCGGATATTGTGGTTCAAGCATTACAAGAGATGCCGGAAGGTGCACATGCCAGATTTGATGCAATATCCAGATCATATGTCTATCATATGCATACAACCAAATCCGCATTCAGACCCTTTTCCTTCTTTTACAAATATACAAAACCGGATTTTATAAAACTGAAGGCTGCGGCTGCTATCATATCTGATTACAACGATTTTACGACCTTTTGTAAGACGCGTACAGATACAAAAACAAATCTATGCCGTATCTCAGAATCCAAATGGCTTCAGACTTCAGAACACACATGGGAATATCATATCACTGCTGATCGGTTTCTGAGAGGGATGGTTCGTCTGATCGTCGGAATGTGTCTGAATGTATGCAGAGAGAAACTGACGATTGATGATGTGAAAAAAGCCCTGGAATGCAAAACCAGAACCGGTCATGACTGGAGCGTACCGGCTGAAGGATTGTTTTTGTCTGATGTTGCCTATCCGGAAGAGTTGAAAATGAAGTAA
- a CDS encoding phosphatase PAP2 family protein, with protein MNYLRWSSVFLFLLQFSLVFGQNTFEFLADTTDYHKKWTPNTVSLTVPFALTLYGLSGVSNNHKIHQWNLDIRDQIQNQNVRKLTDIDDFLVYAPVAANFSLGFARVNGVHNWKDKTAMFVLALSMNAAAVYPMKRIFHKDRPDLSDNRSFPSGHTSNAFVGATLLWLEYRETSHWIGISGFAVAGMTGYLRMYNNRHWFSDVAGSAGIGILSAQLSWYLYPRAKKLFTKSNNHDIVFTPMLLDAHPGVFFMIRF; from the coding sequence ATGAACTATCTAAGGTGGAGTTCTGTATTTCTATTTTTACTTCAATTTTCATTAGTTTTTGGACAAAATACTTTTGAGTTTTTAGCTGACACCACAGATTATCATAAAAAGTGGACACCGAATACAGTGAGTTTGACAGTTCCTTTTGCTTTGACTTTATATGGATTGTCCGGAGTTTCAAATAATCATAAAATCCATCAATGGAATCTGGATATAAGAGATCAGATTCAAAATCAAAATGTCAGGAAACTTACTGATATTGATGACTTTTTGGTATATGCTCCGGTGGCTGCCAATTTTTCTCTAGGTTTTGCCAGAGTGAATGGAGTACACAACTGGAAGGATAAAACAGCGATGTTTGTCTTAGCACTTTCTATGAACGCAGCGGCAGTCTATCCGATGAAAAGAATTTTTCATAAAGACAGACCCGATTTATCAGATAACCGATCATTTCCATCAGGACATACGTCCAATGCGTTTGTAGGGGCAACATTGCTGTGGCTGGAATATCGGGAGACTTCACATTGGATTGGAATTTCCGGCTTTGCAGTTGCCGGTATGACTGGTTATCTGAGAATGTACAATAATAGACATTGGTTTAGCGATGTTGCAGGAAGTGCGGGGATTGGGATTTTGTCTGCTCAGTTAAGTTGGTATTTGTATCCAAGGGCCAAAAAACTATTTACGAAGTCCAATAATCATGATATCGTCTTTACCCCAATGTTATTAGATGCTCATCCTGGTGTATTTTTTATGATACGTTTTTAA
- a CDS encoding amidohydrolase family protein yields the protein MFSKYSLFILSVLFTFSLTAQQVKKSVYGAFLLKNGTVHSVTKGTFISDVLIKDGIISEIGNNLSAGNAKVIDCTGKHIYPGFIDSGTRLGLAEIGAVSVTNDYNELGDFIPHMKALTAVNPNSVSIPVTRVNGVTTVLAKPEGGRFPGTAALIDLHGYTPEQMYAGFEGVLMNYPSTGKRGRWDRRSDEDIKKDADKAVKKLDEIWDLAVQYAAIDSAGKVEKKTWNNYNPQMDALLPVVRGESSLFVEVNSKSDIESAIEWVTTRKIKAVFTGVAEGWRLADQLAKAKIDVITGPVLSIPGRDNDRYDAAYTNASKMQKAGVNVALRTNDAENVRNLPFNAGFAAAYGMGIEEALKSITIIPAKIFGVDSKLGSIEKSKIANLFVSDGDPFETKTKIEHLFIRGWNVPLESRHTLLYDEFLQRDPGLK from the coding sequence ATGTTTTCAAAATATAGCTTATTCATTCTGAGTGTATTATTTACCTTTTCTCTCACTGCACAACAGGTTAAAAAGTCAGTTTATGGGGCATTTTTACTGAAAAACGGCACGGTCCATTCGGTGACGAAAGGAACATTCATTTCAGATGTATTGATAAAAGATGGTATCATTTCTGAAATCGGCAACAACTTATCAGCAGGTAATGCTAAGGTGATAGATTGTACAGGCAAGCACATCTATCCGGGCTTCATTGACTCAGGTACCCGATTGGGTTTGGCAGAAATCGGGGCTGTTTCAGTGACAAATGATTATAATGAATTGGGCGATTTTATCCCGCACATGAAAGCCCTGACAGCAGTCAATCCAAATTCTGTCAGTATTCCGGTTACAAGAGTGAATGGGGTTACCACTGTTCTTGCAAAACCCGAAGGCGGCAGATTTCCCGGTACGGCTGCATTGATAGACCTGCATGGATACACTCCTGAACAGATGTATGCAGGATTTGAAGGAGTCCTGATGAATTACCCATCTACCGGTAAACGTGGTCGCTGGGATCGGAGATCTGACGAAGATATTAAAAAAGATGCAGACAAAGCAGTAAAAAAATTAGATGAAATCTGGGATCTGGCAGTGCAGTATGCAGCCATAGATTCTGCCGGAAAAGTAGAAAAAAAGACCTGGAATAATTATAATCCACAGATGGATGCACTTTTGCCGGTGGTAAGAGGTGAGTCGTCATTATTTGTAGAAGTAAACTCAAAATCCGATATTGAATCTGCCATTGAATGGGTGACCACCCGAAAAATTAAGGCAGTATTTACAGGTGTGGCTGAAGGTTGGAGATTGGCAGATCAGCTTGCAAAAGCCAAAATTGATGTGATTACGGGTCCTGTATTAAGTATTCCCGGACGGGACAATGACAGATATGATGCAGCTTACACCAATGCTTCAAAAATGCAAAAGGCCGGAGTTAATGTCGCTCTCAGAACCAATGATGCAGAAAATGTCAGAAACTTACCGTTTAACGCAGGCTTTGCGGCAGCTTACGGAATGGGTATCGAAGAAGCACTAAAATCCATCACTATTATACCTGCAAAAATATTTGGAGTGGATAGTAAGTTAGGTAGTATTGAGAAATCCAAAATTGCCAATCTGTTTGTTTCTGATGGAGATCCTTTTGAAACTAAAACAAAAATTGAGCATCTGTTTATCAGAGGATGGAATGTTCCTCTTGAAAGCAGACACACCTTGCTTTATGATGAGTTTCTTCAAAGAGATCCGGGGCTGAAATAA
- a CDS encoding amidohydrolase family protein encodes MKFLLSTILLIILIPVLSYGQGNVLLKNGTVITVTNGTKQNTDVLIQNGKITRIDKNITATTGTKVVDVSGMFVMPGIIDAHSHIAIDAVNEATSPVTAEVNVGDALDPLDVSIYRALAGGVTISHAMHGSANAIGGQCQTIKHRYGTTDPSELKMKGAPRTIKFALGENPIRVHGEGNKITPSTRMGVEQIFRKSFSEAQLYMKSWDDFNKGLTKSSPAYNLRLETVADIIKGNIIIHCHSYRADEILMLMNVLKDYGINRICFQHVNEGFKVAPELAAFGASASVFADWWAYKFEVYYSTAYNAAVLTRNNVVTSINSDSGELIRHLYHEAAKTQRYGDLTDDEALALITINPAKQLGIEKSVGSIEVGKDGDIAIFNQHPLSVYAIPQMTLVDGVVKFDIKNDVDDIRIDIDPKEKYATYYEDLQRHEHYGCMQGVMELFMETGYAEYQRYLFTKSHSH; translated from the coding sequence ATGAAATTTTTATTATCAACGATACTTTTAATAATTTTGATTCCAGTCTTGTCATACGGACAAGGTAACGTACTACTTAAAAACGGAACAGTCATTACGGTTACCAATGGTACCAAACAAAATACGGACGTGCTGATTCAAAATGGAAAAATAACCCGTATTGATAAAAATATTACCGCTACAACAGGAACAAAAGTGGTAGATGTGTCAGGAATGTTTGTTATGCCCGGAATTATTGATGCACATTCGCACATCGCTATTGATGCGGTCAACGAAGCTACAAGTCCTGTTACGGCTGAAGTTAATGTGGGTGATGCACTGGACCCATTGGATGTATCCATTTACAGAGCTTTGGCGGGAGGTGTTACGATTTCTCATGCGATGCATGGATCTGCAAACGCTATCGGTGGTCAATGTCAGACGATTAAACACCGGTATGGAACCACTGATCCATCCGAGTTAAAAATGAAAGGTGCGCCAAGAACTATAAAATTTGCTTTGGGTGAAAACCCAATACGGGTACATGGGGAAGGGAATAAAATCACTCCAAGTACCAGAATGGGAGTTGAACAGATATTCCGTAAATCATTCTCCGAAGCCCAACTTTATATGAAATCCTGGGATGATTTTAACAAAGGACTGACAAAGTCTTCACCGGCATATAATCTTAGATTGGAGACTGTTGCTGATATTATTAAAGGTAATATCATTATACATTGTCATTCTTACCGGGCTGACGAAATTTTAATGTTAATGAATGTATTGAAGGATTATGGTATAAACAGGATTTGTTTTCAGCATGTAAATGAAGGATTTAAAGTAGCACCTGAGTTGGCAGCTTTTGGCGCCAGTGCATCCGTATTTGCAGATTGGTGGGCTTATAAATTTGAAGTGTATTATTCTACCGCTTATAATGCGGCAGTGCTCACCAGAAATAATGTGGTCACTTCCATAAATTCTGATTCCGGAGAATTAATAAGACATTTGTATCATGAAGCGGCCAAAACGCAAAGATACGGTGACCTGACTGACGATGAAGCACTGGCATTAATTACCATTAATCCAGCCAAACAATTAGGCATAGAAAAAAGTGTAGGATCAATAGAAGTGGGTAAAGATGGTGATATCGCTATTTTTAATCAGCACCCGTTGTCTGTTTATGCAATTCCTCAGATGACTTTAGTGGATGGAGTAGTGAAATTTGATATTAAAAATGATGTGGATGATATCAGAATCGATATTGATCCAAAAGAAAAGTATGCAACATATTATGAAGATTTACAACGTCACGAACATTATGGATGTATGCAGGGTGTGATGGAATTGTTTATGGAAACCGGTTATGCTGAATATCAACGATATCTTTTTACAAAGTCACATTCACATTAA
- a CDS encoding amidohydrolase family protein, translating into MNSVSYLKKHCIGQVFIILLFLIPNLNSVFAQNSDEPASISKTYFISNCFVVQKPGVILPHQSVIISNGIIQEVGSSLKAPFDAQMVKGDSMYVYAGFIDALSHTGIAKPENKERPKITDPDKPPMDVAGITPQLHASEFYKSTDKSVSDLRSAGFGITHVMPRGLMLPGKSDVFSTGEGETDKLIIKGNVGQAAQFSYTRGVYPSTVIAVIAKFRELYKNAAIAGAHNEKYVLNPTGLQRPDYSKELIALYPVTKKLQPVFFVTPKVKDLHRAISLKEELGFDIVLSDVKQGWPLLDKISKNKIPVLLSLDLPDDEKKPEKKDEKKSDNKEEKESDKSTETKVEVKKEKDSKKPEKVEKPNPEKDSFDLKKAESQKLYLSQAAAFEKSGVAFGFSTLEVKSADIKKNIRKMIENGLSEKAALSALTTVPATLLGLSAVSGTVEKGKLANLVITDKSYFEEKSSVQYVFVDGVKYDYTSKPKKKKDDSEGSGNAIAAGTYTYEVSVPGQTQTGKLMLSKEGGTYTATISNDTTPNEEKSVNDLEVDGNNVTFYITNDMGGNILKIEFDLKFEENSFEGNVSVGAFGSFPIKGELSGDPKI; encoded by the coding sequence ATGAATTCAGTCAGCTATTTGAAGAAACACTGTATTGGGCAGGTGTTCATTATTTTGTTATTTCTTATTCCCAACTTAAATTCTGTTTTTGCTCAAAACAGTGATGAACCTGCCAGTATAAGTAAGACTTATTTTATAAGTAATTGTTTTGTAGTGCAAAAGCCTGGTGTTATACTTCCCCATCAATCTGTCATTATCAGTAATGGTATCATTCAGGAAGTAGGTTCATCTCTTAAAGCACCTTTTGATGCACAGATGGTTAAAGGTGACTCTATGTATGTATATGCCGGATTTATTGATGCACTGTCGCATACAGGTATTGCAAAACCTGAAAATAAAGAAAGGCCCAAAATTACAGACCCTGATAAACCGCCGATGGATGTGGCTGGCATCACTCCACAATTACACGCTTCCGAATTTTACAAAAGTACCGACAAATCAGTTTCTGATCTTCGTTCTGCAGGTTTTGGAATTACACACGTAATGCCGAGAGGATTAATGTTGCCTGGAAAAAGTGACGTTTTCAGCACAGGAGAAGGCGAAACAGATAAACTTATCATCAAAGGTAACGTAGGTCAGGCGGCCCAGTTTTCTTATACCAGAGGAGTATATCCTTCTACAGTGATTGCTGTCATTGCAAAGTTTAGAGAACTGTACAAAAATGCTGCCATCGCAGGTGCGCATAATGAAAAATATGTACTCAACCCTACAGGATTGCAAAGACCTGATTATTCTAAAGAATTGATCGCATTATATCCGGTGACTAAAAAACTACAACCGGTATTTTTTGTAACACCCAAAGTTAAAGATTTGCACAGGGCTATTTCACTGAAGGAAGAACTGGGTTTTGACATTGTATTGTCAGATGTAAAACAAGGATGGCCGTTATTGGATAAAATCAGTAAAAATAAAATTCCGGTGTTATTGTCCCTTGACCTGCCCGATGACGAGAAAAAACCGGAAAAAAAGGATGAAAAGAAATCAGACAATAAGGAGGAAAAAGAATCAGACAAATCAACAGAAACCAAAGTTGAAGTCAAGAAGGAAAAAGACTCTAAAAAGCCTGAAAAAGTCGAAAAGCCAAATCCTGAAAAAGATAGCTTTGATTTAAAAAAAGCGGAGTCACAAAAACTTTATCTTTCTCAGGCAGCAGCATTTGAAAAAAGTGGAGTAGCTTTCGGATTTTCCACATTGGAAGTGAAATCTGCAGATATCAAAAAAAATATCCGCAAAATGATTGAAAACGGACTTTCAGAAAAAGCGGCATTATCTGCATTGACTACTGTCCCGGCAACTTTATTAGGTCTTTCCGCTGTGTCGGGTACGGTTGAAAAAGGTAAACTGGCTAATCTCGTTATTACAGATAAATCCTATTTCGAAGAAAAATCATCGGTACAATATGTATTTGTGGATGGTGTAAAATATGACTATACTTCAAAACCAAAAAAGAAAAAGGATGATTCAGAAGGTAGTGGTAATGCTATTGCAGCAGGTACTTACACTTATGAAGTTTCCGTGCCTGGTCAGACTCAGACCGGCAAGCTTATGTTGTCTAAAGAAGGTGGAACTTATACAGCAACTATTTCCAACGACACAACTCCGAATGAAGAAAAGAGTGTCAATGATCTCGAAGTAGATGGTAATAATGTCACGTTTTATATTACGAATGATATGGGGGGCAATATCTTAAAAATAGAATTTGACCTTAAATTTGAAGAGAATAGTTTTGAAGGAAATGTCTCTGTAGGTGCATTTGGATCATTTCCGATCAAAGGCGAATTGTCGGGTGATCCCAAAATTTAA
- a CDS encoding vanadium-dependent haloperoxidase — MNSFNINMKTCNKVALSGLLILCIFLIPSCKKDNIEVQENKNTEDYSADHLIDYYDQICKISKNTAGFFPPQVARVYGYIGLANYEAIVKGIPGAKSLHGQLNQFQSVNLPQPEPGVEYNWAIASNAATAEMIRKMFELNISDVFRNTINNKETSYHLALSQGTTEAVADRSKKLGKDIAEAVYLYSTTDQGHQSYKDPFQLPYSIPQDEFCWVPTGAITNPLSPQWGKNRPFLTVNVEKTVSAPHTGFSSDPQSEFYKEAMIVYNQVRNNTAEEVEIAKYWADDPFATCTPAGHTFNILTQILKEEKVSLAKASMAFAQMGIAENDAFIACWKGKYDYLLIRPVSYIKRYIDPSFSTVIGTPPFPAYTSGHSCEIGAASRILTRLFTDGSGNYQFTDYSQLQYGFYARSFSNFNEMALECANSRLYGGIHFPMDNIKGLQVGKAVGDNVNKEISWPSNVR, encoded by the coding sequence ATGAATTCTTTCAACATCAATATGAAAACTTGTAATAAAGTCGCATTGTCAGGCTTGCTAATTCTATGTATATTCCTTATACCATCCTGTAAAAAAGATAATATCGAAGTTCAGGAAAATAAAAATACAGAAGATTACAGCGCAGATCATTTGATTGACTATTATGATCAGATATGTAAAATTTCTAAGAATACGGCTGGTTTTTTTCCTCCTCAGGTAGCAAGGGTATATGGTTACATCGGATTGGCCAATTACGAAGCAATTGTTAAAGGTATTCCGGGTGCAAAAAGTTTGCATGGTCAACTCAATCAGTTTCAATCAGTCAATTTGCCTCAACCTGAACCGGGAGTGGAATATAACTGGGCAATCGCATCGAATGCTGCTACTGCCGAAATGATAAGGAAAATGTTTGAATTAAATATCTCTGATGTATTCAGAAATACAATTAATAATAAAGAGACATCCTACCATCTGGCATTATCACAAGGAACTACGGAAGCAGTAGCAGATAGATCCAAAAAATTGGGAAAAGACATAGCTGAAGCAGTATACTTGTACTCTACTACCGACCAAGGGCATCAATCTTACAAAGATCCGTTTCAATTACCGTATAGTATTCCGCAGGATGAATTTTGTTGGGTACCAACCGGTGCAATCACAAATCCACTTAGTCCGCAATGGGGAAAAAACAGACCATTTCTGACTGTGAATGTTGAAAAGACTGTTTCGGCACCACATACTGGTTTTTCTTCAGACCCGCAAAGTGAGTTTTACAAAGAAGCCATGATCGTTTACAATCAGGTTAGAAATAATACGGCTGAAGAAGTGGAAATTGCTAAATATTGGGCTGATGATCCATTTGCCACTTGCACACCTGCCGGTCATACTTTCAATATTCTGACACAGATTCTGAAAGAAGAAAAAGTCAGTCTGGCAAAAGCAAGTATGGCATTTGCTCAAATGGGAATAGCCGAAAATGATGCATTCATAGCGTGTTGGAAAGGTAAATATGATTATCTTCTCATTCGTCCGGTTAGCTACATTAAGAGATACATTGACCCGAGTTTCTCAACAGTAATAGGTACTCCTCCTTTTCCGGCATACACCTCTGGGCACTCGTGTGAAATTGGAGCCGCATCCAGAATTCTCACCCGACTTTTTACAGATGGAAGTGGCAACTATCAGTTTACAGATTATAGTCAGTTGCAGTATGGCTTTTATGCAAGAAGTTTTTCAAATTTTAATGAGATGGCTTTGGAATGCGCAAATAGCAGACTTTATGGAGGCATTCATTTTCCGATGGATAATATCAAGGGATTGCAGGTAGGAAAAGCGGTCGGGGATAACGTCAATAAAGAAATCAGTTGGCCATCAAATGTCCGGTAA